Proteins encoded by one window of Branchiostoma floridae strain S238N-H82 chromosome 6, Bfl_VNyyK, whole genome shotgun sequence:
- the LOC118417808 gene encoding interferon regulatory factor 8-like, which translates to MAQCAEDRKRLRNFYIGHLDAGDVPGVTWIDRSTGLFRIVWRHAGRDGFDPERDGLIFKLWAQQTGRWKEGDPEDTTAWKTRMRNALRRLADFQEEQDLGKPDDPHEAFRVYRLVPPPSNPPQQPESIPEPSILPPDVMMSDLKDSESAMNCLAPDEVLEYFHELDMVSPAPSEDSAQGACAQPQPIAANVAPQQNVNQATDGATATLPEQTQGPFPNIPDGDVKISVQYRGRQVLEESHSNPSGVRIYHGSPIKEFVATQMIPGDGRQKLYGPENATHVLLPPCEPHMHSPKQLDITRELLKHAERGVVLLFSNGDVWATRLCQTKVFWLDPNKPDMSLPLKLVRDHPTKVFDFVQGFLPLLQNYARNVEGSKKPRPYFKMCFGQSWGAEDPFESNLIAVTVQQLTAEAQLNLVSQYRQQDNTSSQSFPLRDDPLSRSNPEDQIIKQLGQLINSLSIQQDSPSPPNFHTG; encoded by the exons ATGGCACAGTGCGCAGAGGACAGGAAAAGACTCCGGAACTTTTACATCGGCCACCTTGACGCGGGGGACGTCCCGGGAGTGACGTGGATAGACCGGAGCACGGGGCTGTTCCGGATTGTGTGGAGGCATGCCGGCAGGGACGGCTTCGATCCGGAAAGGGACGGACTCATATTCAAG CTCTGGGCCCAACAGACGGGCCGGTGGAAGGAGGGCGACCCGGAGGACACCACGGCCTGGAAAACGCGCATGCGCAACGCCCTGCGCAGACTTGCAGATTTTCAGGAGGAACAGGACCTGGGGAAGCCGGACGACCCGCACGAGGCGTTCCGGGTCTACAGGCTCGTGCCGCCACCGAGTAACC CCCCACAGCAGCCGGAGAGTATTCCTGAGCCGTCCATACTGCCTCCTGACGTCATGATGTCTGACCTGAAAGACTCCGAGTCCGCCATGAACTGTTTGGCGCCTGATGAGGTGTTGGAGTATTTCCACG AGCTGGACATGGTTTCACCTGCACCTTCGGAGGACTCCGCCCAGGGCGCGTGCGCACAACCACAGCCAATCGCAGCAAACGTGGCACCGCAGCAAAACGTAAATCAGGCAACCGACGGAGCCACCGCGACTTTACCCGAACAAACCCAAGGGCCGTTTCCAAACATACCAG ATGGTGACGTGAAGATTTCTGTGCAGTACCGGGGCAGGCAGGTGTTGGAGGAGAGCCACAGCAACCCCAGCGGCGTGCGCATCTACCACGGATCCCCCATCAAGGAGTTTGTTGCAACTCAG ATGATCCCAGGAGACGGAAGACAGAAGTTGTACGGACCAGAAAACGCGACGCATGTCCTGCTGCCCCCTTGTGAACCCCATATGCACTCCCCGAAGCAGCTAGACATCACCAGAGAACTCCTGAAGCACGCCGAGAGAGGCGTCGTCCTGCTGTTTTCAAACGGCGACGTCTGGGCCACGCGGCTCTGCCAGACCAAAGTCTTTTGGCTCGACCCCAACAAGCCGGACATGTCGCTTCCCTTGAAGCTCGTCCGAGACCACCCCACCAAAGTGTTCGACTTCGTCCAAGGCTTCTTGCCCCTTCTGCAGAACTACGCACGCAACGTCGAAGGAAGCAAGAAACCGCGTCCTTACTTCAAGATGTGTTTCGGACAGTCTTGGGGAGCGGAGGATCCGTTCGAGAGTAACCTGATCGCAGTGACGGTGCAGCAGCTGACGGCGGAGGCCCAGCTTAACTTAGTGAGCCAGTACCGACAGCAGGACAACACCTCTTCCCAGTCTTTCCCGCTCAGAGACGACCCACTCTCGCGCTCCAACCCGGAAGATCAGATCATCAAACAACTGGGACAGCTTATCAACAGTCTGTCGATACAACAGGACTCTCCGTCGCCCCCAAATTTCCACACAGGCTAA